The following nucleotide sequence is from Pirellulales bacterium.
TCCGAGTGGTCGCCGCCCGCTGCCAATCCGTGGATACGAGCATGCTTTCGACTAAAATGTAACAGGCACACCACGTGTGCCGTCCGCCCTGCCTGGTCACGGCACGCGGAGTGAGCCTACTACTTTGAAGATCAAACAAATCGTGCACCGCGATTTCGTATTTGATGCGTCCGATGAAGCCGCCACCGTCACGCTCGGCAAGGCGCTAGCTGAATGCCTGCCGCCGCGCGCGGTTGTGGCGCTTATCGGCACGCTCGGCGCCGGCAAGACGCGGCTCGTCCAGGCGATTGGTGAGGCCGCCGGCATGGACACCCGCAAAGTGATTAGCCCCACTTTCGTCCTCATCCACGAGTATCGAGCCGGCCGGACGCCGATCTTCCACTTCGACACCTACCGTCTCCGCGATGAAGATGAATTCCTGCAACTTGGCCCGGAAGAATACTTCGACCGCGACGGCTGGACCTTCGTCGAATGGGCCGACCGGGTCGAAAACTGCTTGCCGCCCGAGCGACTGGAAATCCGAGTCGAAGCAACAAGCACGTCGTCGCGACGATTTCAGATTATTGCGATCGGCGAGCCGTACTCGCGGGTCGTTCGGGATTTGGAACGCCGACTCGGCAGTTGAGAA
It contains:
- the tsaE gene encoding tRNA (adenosine(37)-N6)-threonylcarbamoyltransferase complex ATPase subunit type 1 TsaE, with translation MKIKQIVHRDFVFDASDEAATVTLGKALAECLPPRAVVALIGTLGAGKTRLVQAIGEAAGMDTRKVISPTFVLIHEYRAGRTPIFHFDTYRLRDEDEFLQLGPEEYFDRDGWTFVEWADRVENCLPPERLEIRVEATSTSSRRFQIIAIGEPYSRVVRDLERRLGS